One Porphyromonas pogonae genomic region harbors:
- a CDS encoding S41 family peptidase, whose protein sequence is MKKAGMRNILGIVVISVVMFAAGYVGFYFINRNRIFNGSSLLDQVVRLIDKHYVDTVDVEQLQSETIPLMLKGLDPHSAYLSKEINQAESERLDGSFSGIGVQFNTITDTVVVVKVIPGGPSERAGIKPGDRILQADNKKLYGKGVTQDSILKSLKGPHNSVVKLDVLRNGSNIKVNVVRDDVPVNSIDAEYKINNDILYLKLTGWGRKTHAEVLTAYAENRNKLKGIILDLRQNSGGYLESAVALSSEFLPKNKLVLYAEGKSFPREDIRTERDGLLKDVPLTILVDEFSASSSEIFAGAMQDHDRARIIGRRTFGKGLVQRPYLLPDSSVIRLTVARYYTPSGRCIQKKYGKNDELGYEEDIQNRFLHGEFYSADSIQIADTVKYFTDGGRTVYSGGGITPDTFVPRDSVGITSYYLRLMESGVFQKFTFLYSDRNRARLSEFKTIEELVQHLSHQDIARQFARYANDNGVEMRTMLFERSQKLIFKNLCALITEYFFDREGLYRILNTNDRAVDLAVEAIKNNDTNPGKKKPIEGVTSLKRDRYESSVWNQTVSCFTPKTLMPRNKYANQAL, encoded by the coding sequence ATGAAAAAAGCCGGTATGCGCAACATCCTGGGTATCGTAGTGATCTCAGTGGTTATGTTTGCTGCGGGGTACGTTGGATTTTATTTTATAAACAGGAACAGGATCTTCAATGGATCCAGCCTGCTGGATCAGGTAGTGCGACTGATTGATAAGCACTATGTAGACACCGTAGATGTGGAGCAACTCCAGAGCGAGACTATTCCGCTTATGCTCAAAGGGCTTGATCCCCATTCGGCTTATTTGAGTAAGGAGATCAATCAGGCAGAGTCGGAAAGGCTGGACGGATCTTTCAGTGGTATCGGGGTACAGTTCAATACCATCACCGATACCGTTGTCGTAGTCAAAGTAATTCCCGGGGGGCCATCTGAGCGTGCGGGTATCAAACCCGGAGATCGCATCCTCCAAGCCGACAATAAGAAACTCTATGGCAAAGGGGTAACGCAGGATAGTATACTCAAGAGCCTCAAAGGGCCTCACAACTCTGTGGTGAAATTGGATGTGCTACGCAATGGATCCAATATCAAGGTGAATGTGGTGCGCGATGATGTCCCTGTCAATAGTATTGATGCGGAGTACAAAATCAATAATGACATACTCTACCTCAAACTTACCGGGTGGGGACGTAAAACACATGCTGAGGTACTTACGGCATATGCCGAGAATCGCAATAAGCTCAAAGGTATTATTCTGGATTTGCGGCAAAACAGTGGAGGTTATCTGGAGTCTGCTGTGGCTTTGAGTAGTGAATTCTTACCCAAAAATAAGCTGGTGCTGTATGCTGAGGGTAAGTCATTCCCTCGTGAAGATATCCGTACCGAACGTGACGGACTGCTAAAAGATGTTCCTCTGACCATATTGGTGGACGAGTTCTCGGCAAGTTCCAGTGAGATATTTGCGGGAGCCATGCAGGATCATGACCGTGCACGCATCATAGGACGCCGTACCTTCGGTAAGGGGCTGGTGCAACGCCCGTACTTATTGCCAGATAGCTCTGTGATACGCCTTACCGTGGCTCGTTACTATACACCGTCGGGCAGATGCATACAAAAGAAATATGGCAAGAATGACGAGCTTGGTTATGAAGAAGATATACAGAATAGGTTCTTGCACGGAGAGTTTTATTCCGCCGATAGTATCCAGATTGCTGATACGGTCAAATACTTCACCGATGGCGGACGCACAGTGTACAGTGGTGGTGGGATTACGCCGGATACCTTTGTGCCACGTGACAGTGTAGGAATCACCTCTTATTATTTGCGACTTATGGAGTCAGGGGTATTTCAGAAATTTACATTCCTTTACTCCGATAGAAACAGAGCCCGCCTGAGTGAGTTCAAGACTATAGAGGAGCTTGTACAACACCTTAGTCATCAAGATATTGCTCGTCAATTTGCTCGTTATGCCAATGACAATGGCGTGGAGATGCGCACCATGCTCTTTGAGCGCTCTCAGAAACTCATATTTAAGAATCTATGTGCACTCATTACGGAGTACTTCTTTGACAGGGAGGGGCTTTATCGCATACTCAACACCAATGACCGAGCAGTAGACTTGGCAGTGGAAGCGATCAAAAATAACGATACTAACCCCGGTAAGAAGAAGCCGATTGAGGGTGTTACTTCACTGAAGCGTGACCGCTATGAGTCTTCTGTATGGAACCAGACTGTATCGTGCTTTACACCTAAAACATTGATGCCTCGCAACAAGTACGCCAACCAAGCTTTATAA
- a CDS encoding dCMP deaminase family protein — MTESAEKQLALDKRYLRMAEIWAENSYCVRRKVGALIVKENMIISDGFNGTPSGFENICEDDNGVTKPYVLHAEANAITKVAGSTNDSTGATIYITAAPCIECAKLIIQSKIKRVVYCEEYRLTDGSELLKRAGIKVDYISLND, encoded by the coding sequence ATGACAGAAAGCGCAGAAAAACAGCTTGCATTAGACAAAAGATATTTGCGGATGGCGGAGATTTGGGCGGAAAATTCTTACTGTGTACGTCGCAAAGTAGGAGCCCTTATCGTAAAGGAAAACATGATTATCTCCGATGGATTCAATGGTACTCCCTCCGGCTTTGAAAATATATGCGAAGACGATAACGGAGTGACTAAACCCTATGTGTTGCATGCAGAGGCCAATGCCATCACCAAGGTGGCGGGTTCTACCAATGACAGCACAGGTGCTACTATATACATTACGGCCGCACCATGTATAGAGTGCGCCAAGCTGATTATTCAGAGTAAAATAAAACGTGTAGTTTATTGCGAAGAATACAGGCTCACCGACGGAAGCGAGTTGCTGAAGCGGGCGGGTATCAAAGTGGATTATATATCACTTAATGATTAA